A genome region from Cardiocondyla obscurior isolate alpha-2009 linkage group LG14, Cobs3.1, whole genome shotgun sequence includes the following:
- the LOC139108170 gene encoding uncharacterized protein, translating into MSEHNLTRRSRSRSRPPRARVSTEHSRTPSPRLQLIRSLGTFLDKYFDRHRSPAPSEVSADAERPASLPPPIDSLALEESGEALSEVHEYGREPATTHGPPERHEAVSFATPVATSLEGEPDKVEADALATELFGNQPPAHLPASWPAIMVQTSKSEVRLGLKEDLRNSLLAKYELSEQLSFLGPPGLNKEIIPNLSQATVTRDKHQVKLQTQVGASLNALGSGLSELAKLDLQNSLEAKAAMSKIVEGFKLLADLQYHLSRARRAFIVPSLNFLGKTVSDAAPIDDRLFGNNFAEDVNSAQSVERVAKKMARKPPPTSGPSTEICDSSPEEGLPPTESYQENTTPFEVTVNPLTDSAGRLSQFADQWRLITSDPQEPALSTLETEACDMEIQRLCTKGALAIVNPSKDQFLSSFFLISKSSGGMRFILNLKDLNSYITPPHFKMEDWRTVIRLMTLNCKMATIDLEDAYFGVMYAMSLRLYHLAYLQHRDSDEDCQENVNTALVLLSSLGFLINYKKSQLVPSSSCRYLGFVFNSDQQSLSIPPDRREKLHTLVREFAKQSRCRIRDFASLIGSLVSVCPAAPYGLLYTKRFEREKFLALDAESENYEAWMLLPDHLREDFDWWSRTLANPYLASIIHSGSYALEIYSDASLTGWGASCGAQQTHDPGSWAIDAFTLPWNHFYFYAFPPFILISRVLRKIIEDKAEGVLIVPWWPSQPWFPIFSRLLEQTSGVAQSFPGGRQAIRKAFQLQEVPSNALDTMLASLSQATIKQYERPLRAWWSFCSNANISPFSPSVEQALDFLSCELLRAGSYSTLNTARSAISLVSSSSIGNHALVRRFCRGANVLKPQAPRYDFIWDPAPVIAKLAMIYPYNDIPLFFIIKKLVLLLALGSGQHAQTLAAIKTSQIFSSPDKTIIKVPGRLKTSAPGRPQPLLIFPRFHHRPELCIALLLDHYLELTKVLRTHENDSLFISYIKPYKPVGVQTLSRWIRASLSDCGIQSEFFSAHSTRHAATSLAAKKGVSLDLIKRAAGWTGESRVFANFYNRPIVNPDDFANSVLSE; encoded by the exons ATGTCCGAACATAACCTCACTCGACGATCCCGCTCGCGGTCACGACCGCCACGTGCACGGGTCTCGACAGAGCATTCAAGGACACCATCGCCTCGCCTCCAGCTCATACGATCCTTAGGTACTTTTCTCGATAAGTACTTTGACAGGCATAGATCCCCGGCACCCAGCGAGGTGTCGGCGGACGCGGAAAGACCAGCGAGTCTTCCTCCGCCCATTGATTCGTTGGCCCTCGAAGAGTCCGGCGAGGCTCTTTCAGAGGTCCATGAATACGGCCGAGAGCCCGCCACCACGCACGGCCCCCCTGAGAGACATGAGGCCGTTTCTTTCGCCACGCCTGTGGCCACATCTCTGGAAGGGGAACCTGACAAGGTCGAGGCGGATGCTCTTGCCACTGAGTTATTTGGCAACCAGCCTCCGGCACATCTCCCCGCCTCCTGGCCGGCTATTATGGTCCAAACTTCCAAATCAGAGGTTAGATTAGGCCTCAAGGAGGATCTCCGTAACTCGCTCCTCGCTAAATATGAGCTGAGTGAGCAGCTTTCCTTTTTGGGCCCTCCTGGACTTAACAAGGAAATTATTCCTAATCTAAGCCAGGCCACCGTCACCAGAGATAAGCATCAGGTTAAGCTCCAGACACAGGTGGGTGCATCTCTGAATGCCCTTGGCTCTGGTTTATCAGAGCTTGCGAAACTCGACCTCCAGAACTCACTCGAGGCTAAGGCTGCCATGTCTAAAATTGTGGAAGGTTTTAAGTTACTGGCAGACCTTCAATACCATTTATCTAGAGCGAGACGAGCTTTTATTGTCCCATCTTTAAACTTCTTGGGAAAGACCGTCTCTGATGCAGCGCCTATTGATGACCGCCTCTTCGGAAACAATTTCGCCGAGGACGTGAATTCGGCGCAGTCAGTTGAGCGAGTGGCAAAAAAAATGGCTCGAAAACCTCCGCCTACGTCA GGCCCCTCTACCGAGATCTGCGACTCATCACCAGAGGAGGGGCTCCCGCCAACCGAGTCGTACCAGGAGAACACCACTCCGTTCGAAGTCACGGTCAACCCGTTAACTGATTCGGCAGGCCGTTTGTCGCAGTTTGCCGACCAATGGAGGTTAATCACCTCGGATCCTCAG GAACCGGCCCTGTCGACTCTTGAAACTGAGGCCTGTGATATGGAAATTCAACGTTTATGCACGAAGGGAGCGTTGGCGATTGTAAATCCTTCTAAAGATCAATTTCTTTCGTCCTTTTTTCTCATCAGTAAATCTTCGGGAGGTATGCGCTTCATTCTCAATCTTAAAGACTTAAATTCTTACATAACTCCTCCACATTTTAAGATGGAGGATTGGCGAACGGTTATCAGGCTCATGACCCTGAATTGTAAAATGGCAACGATAGATTTAGAAGACGCTTATTT TGGCGTAATGTATGCTATGAGTTTACGGCTTTACCATTTGGCCTATCTACAGCACc GAGACTCCGACGAAGACTGTCAGGAGAACGTGAACACCGCCTTGGTCTTGCTTTCCTCTCTTGGTTTCCtaatcaattataaaaaatcacAGCTTGTTCCTTCGTCCAGCTGTCGCTATCTTGGCTTCGTTTTTAACTCGGACCAACAATCACTGTCCATCCCTCCGGATCGCAGAGAGAAATTACATACATTAGTACGAGAGTTTGCTAAACAGTCACGCTGTCGTATTAGGGATTTCGCCAGTCTGATTGGCTCTCTTGTTTCAGTCTGTCCTGCAGCTCCTTACGGTCTTTTATATACTAAAAGATTCGAGCGCGAAAAGTTCTTAGCCCTCGATGCTGAATCAGAGAATTATGAAGCTTGGATGCTTCTCCCTGATCACTTAAGGGAGGATTTTGATTGGTGGTCTCGGACTCTTGCGAACCCCTACCTAGCTAGTATTATTCATTCTGGTTCGTACGCCCTCGAGATTTACTCAGACGCATCTCTAACGGGCTGGGGAGCTTCCTGCGGAGCCCAGCAAACACACG ATCCAGGCTCTTGGGCAATTGACGCCTTCACTCTTCCCTGGAATCATTTTTACTTCTATGCCTTCCCCCCATTTATCCTCATATCCCGGGTCTTACGCAAGATAATCGAGGATAAGGCCGAAGGTGTTTTAATTGTCCCGTGGTGGCCTTCCCAACCCTGGTTTCCAATCTTTTCTCGATTATTG GAACAAACATCCGGAGTGGCGCAGTCTTTCCCTGGCGGCCGGCAAGCTATCAGGAAGGCCTTCCAACTACAAGAAGTTCCGTCCAACGCACTAGATACGATGCTTGCTTCCTTGTCTCAAGCGACAATTAAACAGTACGAACGACCTCTTCGTGCATGGTGGAGTTTCTGTAGCAACGCTAATATATCTCCGTTCTCCCCAAGCGTCGAGCAAGCGTTAGACTTTTTATCCTGCGAATTACTAAGAGCTGGGTCCTACTCAACTCTCAATACGGCCCGTTCGGCGATATCTCTTGTTTCCTCTTCTAGCATTGGCAATCACGCATTAGTAAGGCGCTTCTGTAGGGGCGCGAATGTTTTAAAGCCTCAAGCTCCGCGTTATGATTTTATATGGGACCCAGCTCCGGTTATCGCTAAGTTAGCAATGATATATCCGTATAATGACATAccgttattttttatcattaagaAGTTAGTTCTTTTGCTTGCGTTAGGTTCGGGGCAGCATGCTCAGACGCTCGCTGCTATTAAGACTTCTCAGATATTTTCATCTCCAGATAAGACCATTATTAAGGTCCCAGGCCGTCTTAAAACGTCAGCTCCGGGACGACCTCAACCGCTTCTCATTTTTCCGCGGTTCCATCATCGTCCGGAGCTTTGCATAGCTCTGTTGTTAGATCACTACCTAGAGTTAACTAAGGTTTTGCGTACACATGAAAAtgattctttatttatatcttatattAAGCCTTACAAGCCCGTCGGAGTTCAGACACTGTCGCGATGGATTCGTGCGAGTCTAAGTGATTGCGGGATACAAAGCGAGTTTTTCTCGGCTCATAGCACCCGCCAT